Part of the Nymphalis io chromosome 8, ilAglIoxx1.1, whole genome shotgun sequence genome, ttttatcatGACAAAATCTTTTGAATTTTAGTgcacattaaataaatgtacaaagcAGAAGGTTAGAACTATTAGGCTGTTTACTTAAAATACAGTATACAACATACTGTTACTTTGTTTTCCACATTTAATATAAGAAGTTGATATCTTTCTTTACTTTAATCATCAAAATTTTGAGACAGTAAAAAGTTGGCTGCaaggttttcatttttttcacaCGCAAAATAAGCTTGTATCACCATATGTTCTGGAAAACCCAATGCTTTTAATCGCTCAATAGCCTCTTTATCTTGAGGAGatatttgaataacattttGAGATTGTGGTGGATTATCAGTAGCAACTTCATCTGGAGCAACCACAGCTGCAGCTGCAGCTGCAGCAGCAGCAGCCGTTGGAGGAGTATTTACAGGCTCATTAAGCATCCTTACGAATGCTTGTTGGTGTTGACTTATGGCTTGCAAAAGAGCTGGATTAGTTTGGCCAATTTGTTGGAGcactgtatttaataaattaggaTTCTGTTGAATTACTGCACGCATTTGTTGAAATTGGGGTTGATCACGGAGAAATCCTAATGGGTCATCATCAGAGCTTTCTTCTGCTTCTTGTTCTTGGAGCAATTCTTCTGGAATGCCTGTTATAAGGTATTCCACAGCCCTTTCACGATTATTGAATGATGCCCGAAGTGCTTGTTCAACTTGTTGTCTATTATATCCCATATCCATAATGCTCTGAACTGTTGTTTCAAAATCAAGTTCATTTGCTGTAATAGGTGGCTCAACAGCACGTTCGGGTTCTGTTTCAGGTGTAGGTTTTGGATTTTCTTCTACAGTTTTAGCGTTACCATCACCACTTTCTGTTGAAGCACTTTGTCCAGCCTCTGGCGTCGAGGTCGATGATGCTTGTTGATGATCCGAAGATTTAGGTTTAGTCACCATTATAACGATGAATTTTTTttcatctatattatatatacgcaGTTTGTTATCATCAAGAAGAATTTTACCTgcataaataagtttttgctGATCTGCCGCATAATTTTTACCTTTTTCAACTTCAATTTTAAGCTTCAATGCTTTGACTGTTTCATCAGGATCAATTTCTATTTGAAACGTTTGTTGttgtaaagtttttaatgtcaccaacattttttcttttatacttaatgtaaagaaacaaatataagatCTCTCAAATATCTAATCTGACTCGACAAAATTATCCAGTAAACATAACCTCGTTGCCAAGATcactttttttaatgtcatcAATGTTCGGATAcactattcatatatattttttaaatattggcatattttattaaatgaagataatattcatgtaaaacattttctttttaaatattatgaataattgttAAAGTTGTATATCCGGTCCAAATAAGCACTAAACTTACGATACGATAATAACATACATGGCCAGCCATAAGTTAaccctaatatatttttttatgttaaacattaaataaaaaatattaattagataagATTGAGGAATGCGGCTTCTTTAAATTAATCGATTTTATTTGaatggtataaaaatataatgtattaaattgaaatgagaatatttgtaattaattttgagtagtaacaaaaaaaacaaaaaaaattgtacacaCATACAGCACCGGCTTCAGCCCGTTACCTTCTCAGAGTATCGCTTGATGTCTTTTTGCATACTTCATACATACttcagtttttgttttaagttaaatCGCTTTATTATCTTAGCTAGAAATAAACTCATAATGCCGTGACCATTGTAGGTGACTgcagcgaaataaaaaaaagggctGCAACTGACCCTACATGACAGtgcatcggaatacccacttaaaAACCAGCGGTCCCCGCACTGTCTCTTCGGTGGGCGGGTCTCCTATCTCTGTAGCTCGAGAACCCAACTAGCCCCGGCGaggggagaaggtgcgcatagcacCGACGCCGCTCTCCGGTCTTTTTCTGCGGGTCGGATCAGTggaggcactctcctcacgCTGCCTTTCTTCTACATAACactttcgcagaaggagaccatcgcCATCCAGCACCTCTTGCAGTCGAGCATGGCGTTGATCACGCTCGACAGGCAGCGATGTccgccgccagggaatgcctctgggggcccccacgcagcacactccgtTAGGGTGTAGTACGCCGTGTACAGTAGCGCACCTCACTCGTAGCAGGACAGTAatacctcccgcctcgctatcccgtgCAGGAAATTACCAAAGCAGCCATGTCCAGTGAGCACCTGCATTAGCCTAGACGTAAGTGCGCTGCTTCTTTTTTCTActcagcgactcaagtgggggtaCCCCAGGTCTGCTGATGGGtaccccaggtcctcctcccatctgTGAATCAGGGCTTGTTAGGCTAGAGTCCTGATTCACCCCACCTCCGCTTGGACGGTCGTCATTTGCTCTGGCTTTTAACCAGAACAGGTACACTTCCGAGCCGTTGCAGCCCTGTCATATGTCGTCATTATAGCGAAACGCAGCATTATCTGTAACGCATCCTATCTGATGCTACTTAACGCATCAGCGTCTCTCGCAGCGAATTCAAGCGCGATAGCCttgtttaacttaattatacacatataaatatagtcCTCTAGAATGATTACGGCTACAGCTGccgtgagattagccaactgcgcaggtaatttatagtgcacaagtgtgcgcaaagacaggtgcactctctattccctaactctaacattatataattttacagtgAAAaggttaatttacttttaaataaataaagtaataaaacaattatttataaatcatatttttatttatgtatcatttAAGACGtacataatcaatattataatttaaaatttattatgattaaaaattaattttatataaggttGTAGATTTCTTTCGTTTGCATGACAATATAAAAGGATTAAGACAAAATTCCTTTCTTCATTATTAATCGTTTTTCAAAATAGTTATCATATAAcactaaaaaatgttttctagaTATCTA contains:
- the LOC126770271 gene encoding UV excision repair protein RAD23 homolog A; amino-acid sequence: MLVTLKTLQQQTFQIEIDPDETVKALKLKIEVEKGKNYAADQQKLIYAGKILLDDNKLRIYNIDEKKFIVIMVTKPKSSDHQQASSTSTPEAGQSASTESGDGNAKTVEENPKPTPETEPERAVEPPITANELDFETTVQSIMDMGYNRQQVEQALRASFNNRERAVEYLITGIPEELLQEQEAEESSDDDPLGFLRDQPQFQQMRAVIQQNPNLLNTVLQQIGQTNPALLQAISQHQQAFVRMLNEPVNTPPTAAAAAAAAAAVVAPDEVATDNPPQSQNVIQISPQDKEAIERLKALGFPEHMVIQAYFACEKNENLAANFLLSQNFDD